The Salvelinus alpinus chromosome 21, SLU_Salpinus.1, whole genome shotgun sequence genome has a segment encoding these proteins:
- the LOC139548039 gene encoding synergin gamma-like isoform X4 translates to MALRPGSGGGGSFIYPVVGGLGPPQGMMPMQQQQQQQGFPGMVQVQMQPNMQGMMGMNFGGQMPPGAMPMQGGMAMGMQAPGMQFMGQPQFMSMRGPGPQYTADMQKQMAEEHQKRLEQQQRMLEEDRKRRQFEEQKQKLRLLSSVKPKGQMGASRDDALEAIKGNLDGFSRDAKMHPTPSSHPKKPDSSPSHSSVTSHSLPPAFPDDEFSDFMQGPLDASSSFPPSSQAHPHSLDPGPGQRPSSAPFPQSLPASMSILTATQHSTVNSSSPSAFQGPSLEEKLFSSCDLTAEKKAQVSFKSQRTLAPNQATVSAQFHSSTKARNWAEAPGDLSSAFTIETPQPEAPAPGPTAPSPTADPPPPQTSSDGAGVGGYPQQEHIQPMVPGWLYNDSLIPEMFKKVLQFTMTPGGIDTAKLYPILMSSGLPREALGQIWASANRTTPGMLTKEELYTVLALIGVAQSGLPAMNVEILSQFPSPPVPNLPALAMAMAPVIQHQHQQPMMTQPPVPVSMAMPTPAPAVMGRAPPAAPLPSAQPPTNFITNFPHVQGKADDDDFQDFQEAPRAGGGDQSFTEFQGETFPTTTSSLHQNSAPAILTPVSGSSSSSSDKYAVFKQLSVEEPPEPTQPAADFDGDKYSVFRQLEPPGDRKPVGEGFADFKSVSVDDGFTDFKTADSISPLEPPDQAKMFQPAFPPAFPNSQSLPQLQHQLHQQPAVSLSQPKSPLNMADLDLFSSMAPSVPTPAEIKPSPFPSVPPSLVLPPDRAKPPGGGSEDFGDFSLFGPTSSSEAAPIGPDVGGGVAASHDDFADFMAFGSSGGEAKGEGLRSGEGRAQGRGETITAPQRPQQGSDKYDVFKQLSQEGGLAYDDNKHSAGGSFSSLRSEADDFTDFQLSKFCTALGASEKSLVDKVAAFKQGGKEDSASVKSLDLPSIGGSSVGKEDSEDALSVQLDMKLSDMGGDLKHVMSDSSLDLPGLSTHHTPAAEGDDMKFDPFGTSAVSRLASYDWSEREECLSAQGQAKKHLVLDGVGVSSSFPSSDIVHRKETPFGSTENIPITHTCQTKITTFSTEDSVSTDSKFEAFADFGSCEPVGLGGDEDDDFGDFASTVSEKSDSPAAEPGSEGNLNEASDEFGAFQGDKAKFGKSDFLKASSQTKVKSSEEMIKSELATFDLSVQGSHKRSHSLGEKEIGRSPPSPAPEQPFRDRSSTLSEKKPALPVIRDKYKDLTGEVEESERYAYEWQRCLVSALQVITKANNTLNSISSSTVCTEVIQSAQGMEYLLGVVEVYRVTKRVELGIKATAVCSEKLQQLLKDISRVWNNLMGFMSLANLAPDESSLDFSSCILRHGIKNAKELACGVCLLNVDSRSKALAKDHDKRLRAFNSETDNFKLLYGGHQYHASCANFWINCVEPKPPGLILPDLL, encoded by the exons TTTTATTTATCCTGTTGTAGGGGGCCTGGGACCGCCACAAG GTATGATGCCCatgcagcaacagcagcaacaacagggaTTCCCTGGTATGGTTCAAGTCCAAATGCAGCCCAACATGCAAGGAATGATGGGAATGAACTTCGGAGGCCAGATGCCTCCTGGTGCCATGCCTATGcag GGTGGGATGGCCATGGGAATGCAGGCCCCTGGGATGCAGTTCATGGGCCAGCCACAGTTCATGAGCATGAGGGGCCCCGGGCCCCAGTACACTGCCGACATGCAGAAACAGATGGCCGAGGAACACCA GAAGCGTCTGGAGCAGCAGCAGCGGATGCtggaggaggacaggaagaggaggcagTTTGAGGAGCAGAAACAGAAGCTGAGGCTGCTGAGCAGCGTCAAACCCAAG GGACAGATGGGGGCGAGTCGGGACGACGCGCTGGAGGCCATCAAAGGCAACCTGGACGGGTTCAGCAGAGACGCCAAGATGCACCCCACGCCATCCTCACACCCCAAGAAGCCAG ACTCATCGCCATCCCACTCTTCTGtcacctctcactccctcccccctGCTTTCCCCGATGACGAGTTTAGTGACTTTATGCAGGGTCCCTTAGAtgcctcttcctccttccccccctcctcccagGCCCATCCCCATTCTTTAGACCCAGGTCCTGGTCAGAGACCCTCCTCTGCCCCCTTCCCCCAGTCCCTCCCTGCCTCTATGTCCATTCTTACTGCCACCCAACACTCTACTGTCAACTCCAGCTCCCCATCTGCATTTCAAG GCCCGTCCCTGGAGGAGAAACTGTTCTCCTCGTGTGATTTAACGGCTGAAAAGAAGGCCCAGGTTAGCTTTAAGTCCCAGAGGACCCTGGCCCCTAACCAAGCTACAGTCTCGGCCCAGTTTCATTCCAGCACCAAGGCCCGGAACTGGGCTGAGGCTCCTGGGGACCTGAGTTCTGCTTTCACTATAGAAACACCACAACCAGAGGCACCAGCACCGGGGCCCACAGCCCCCTCACCAACAGccgacccccctcctccccaaacCAGTAGTGACGGTG CAGGTGTTGGTGGTTACCCTCAACAAGAGCACATCCAGCCCATGGTACCAGGCTGGCTCTACAACGACAGCCTCATCCCAG AGATGTTCAAAAAGGTCCTGCAGTTCACCATGACTCCGGGGGGCATCGACACAGCCAAGCTCTACCCCATCCTGATGTCATCAGGCCTGCCCAGGGAAGCACTGGGCCAGATCTGGGCCTCAGCCAATCGCACCACGCCTGGCATGCTGACCAAGGAGGAGCTCTACACAGTCCTGGCTCTGATTGGTGTGGCACAG AGTGGTCTTCCAGCCATGAATGTGGAGATCCTGAGCCAGTTCCCCTCTCCCCCGGTGCCCAACCTGCCTGCCCTGGCCATGGCTATGGCCCCTGTCATCCAGCACCAACACCAGCAGCCCATGATGACTCAGCCCCCTGTCCCTGTGTCCATGGCCATGCCTACACCAGCACCAGCAGTCATGGGCAGGGCTCCTCCTGCTGCTCCTTTACCCTCCGCCCAACCACCCACCAACTTCATCACCAACTTCCCACATGTGCAG GGGAAAGCAGACGATGATGACTTCCAGGACTTCCAGGAGGCCCCCAGGGCAGGAGGAGGGGATCAGTCCTTCACTGAATTCCAGGGGGAAACCTTCCCCACCACCACATCCTCTCTGCACCAGAACAG TGCTCCTGCCATTCTGACTCCGGTCTCTGGCTCCTCCTCGTCATCCTCTGATAAGTATGCTGTCTTCAAGCAGCTCTCTGTGGAGGAGCCTCCAGAGCCCACTCAGCCTGCCGCAG ATTTTGACGGAGACAAATACAGTGTGTTCCGACAGCTGGAGCCACCAGGTGACAGGAAACCAGTAG GGGAAGGATTTGCCGATTTCAAGTCTGTCAGTGTGGATGATGGCTTCACAGACTTTAAAACCGCCGACAGCATCTCTCCACTAGAACCTCCAGACCAGGCCAAGATGTTTCAGCCAGCCTTCCCTCCTGCTTTCCCTAACTCTCAGTCTCTACCGCAACTACAACACCAGCTACATCAACaaccagcagtctctctctctcagcctaaaAGCCCTCTCAACATGGCTGACCTGGATCTCTTCTCCTCTATGGCTCCCTCAGTCCCCACCCCTGCTGAGATCAAGCCCAGTCCCTTCCCCTCTGTGCCCCCCTCTCTAGTGCTCCCACCAGACAGGGCCAAGCCCCCCGGGGGTGGGTCCGAGGACTTTGGTGACTTTTCCCTTTTTGGCCCCACCTCCTCTTCTGAGGCTGCTCCTATTGGCCCTGATGTGGGAGGGGGTGTGGCAGCGTCTCATGATGACTTTGCAGACTTCATGGCTTTCGGCAGCTCTGGGGGGGAGGCCAAGGGTGAGGGGTTGAGGTCTGGAGAGGGAAGGgcacaggggagaggagagaccatCACCGCTCCACAGCGCCCCCAGCAGGGCTCTGACAAGTATGACGTGTTCAAGCAGCTGTCTCAGGAAGGAGGCCTGGCATATGACGACAACAAGCACAGCGCCGGCGGCTCGTTCTCTTCCCTCAGGAGCGAAGCAGATGACTTCACCGACTTCCAGTTGTCCAAGTTTTGCACAGCGCTGGGGGCCTCGGAGAAGAGCCTGGTGGATAAGGTGGCAGCCTTCAAACAAGGAGGCAAGGAGGACTCGGCTTCAGTCAAGTCCCTAGACCTCCCATCCATCGGGGGCAGCAGCGTGGGCAAGGAGGACTCTGAGGACGCTCTGTCAGTGCAGCTGGACATGAAGCTGTCAGACATGGGCGGAGACCTGAAGCACGTGATGTCAGACAGCTCTCTGGATCTGCCGGGCCTCTCGACCCACCATACCCCTGCCGCAG AAGGAGACGACATGAAGTTTGACCCCTTCGGAACGTCAGCAGTCAGCAGGCTGGCCAGCTATGATTGGTCAGAAAGAGAGGAATGCCTGTCTGCTCAGGGTCAGGCCAAGAAGCATCTGGTCCTGGACGGTGTTGGtgtttcctcctctttcccttccTCAGACATAGTCCACAGGAAGGAGACGCCGTTCGGCAGCACAGAGAACAtccccatcacacacacctgCCAGACGAAGATCACCACCTTCTCAACAGAGGATAGTGTGTCGACCGACAGCAAGTTTGAGGCCTTTGCTGACTTTGGATCTTGTGAGCCGGTAGGTTTGGGTGGGGACGAGGATGATGACTTTGGGGACTTTGCCAGCACGGTGTCGGAGAAGTCAGACTCCCCCGCGGCCGAGCCGGGCTCCGAGGGGAACCTGAACGAGGCCTCAGATGAGTTCGGGGCCTTTCAGGGGGACAAGGCCAAGTTTGGGAAGTCAGACTTTCTGAAGGCCAGCTCTCAGACCAAGGTCAAGTCCAGTGAAGAGATGATCAAGAGCGAACTCGCCACCTTTGACCTCTCTGTACAAG GCTCCCACAAGCGTAGCCACAGTTTGGGGGAGAAGGAGATTGGGCGCTCGCCCCCCTCCCCGGCCCCGGAGCAGCCCTTCAGAGACCGCTCCAGCACCCTGAGTGAGAAGAAGCCTGCCCTGCCCGTCATCAGAGACAAGTACAAGGACCTGACTGGGGAGGTGGAG GAGAGTGAGCGCTATGCATATGAGTGGCAGAGGTGTCTGGTGAGTGCTCTACAG GTCATCACTAAAGCCAACAACACCCTGAACAGCATCAGCAGCTCTACTGTTTGCACTGAGGTCATCCAGTCTGCTCAGGGCATGGAGTACCTGctgg gtgtggtggaggtgtacCGCGTGACCAAGCGTGTGGAGCTGGGTATCAAGGCCACAGCCGTGTGTTCTGAGAAGCTGCAGCAGCTGCTGAAGGACATCAGCCGCGTCTGGAACAACCTCATGGGCTTCATGTCCCTGGCCAACCTGGCG CCTGATGAGAGCTCGCTGGACTTCTCCTCCTGTATCCTGAGACACGGCATCAAGAACGCCAAGGAGCTGGCCTGTGGGGTGTGCCTGCTCAACGTGGACTCACGCAGCAag GCACTGGCTAAAGACCATGACAAGAGGTTAAGG GCTTTCAACTCAGAGACAGACAACTTCAAACTGCTGTACGGGGGCCACCAGTACCACGCCAGCTGTGCCAATTTTTGGATTAACTGCGTGGAGCCCAAACCGCCGGGCCTCATTCTGCCCGACCTGCTCTGA
- the LOC139548039 gene encoding synergin gamma-like isoform X3: MALRPGSGGGGSFIYPVVGGLGPPQGMMPMQQQQQQQGFPGMVQVQMQPNMQGMMGMNFGGQMPPGAMPMQGGMAMGMQAPGMQFMGQPQFMSMRGPGPQYTADMQKQMAEEHQKRLEQQQRMLEEDRKRRQFEEQKQKLRLLSSVKPKGQMGASRDDALEAIKGNLDGFSRDAKMHPTPSSHPKKPDSSPSHSSVTSHSLPPAFPDDEFSDFMQGPLDASSSFPPSSQAHPHSLDPGPGQRPSSAPFPQSLPASMSILTATQHSTVNSSSPSAFQGPSLEEKLFSSCDLTAEKKAQVSFKSQRTLAPNQATVSAQFHSSTKARNWAEAPGDLSSAFTIETPQPEAPAPGPTAPSPTADPPPPQTSSDGAGVGGYPQQEHIQPMVPGWLYNDSLIPEMFKKVLQFTMTPGGIDTAKLYPILMSSGLPREALGQIWASANRTTPGMLTKEELYTVLALIGVAQSGLPAMNVEILSQFPSPPVPNLPALAMAMAPVIQHQHQQPMMTQPPVPVSMAMPTPAPAVMGRAPPAAPLPSAQPPTNFITNFPHVQGKADDDDFQDFQEAPRAGGGDQSFTEFQGETFPTTTSSLHQNSAPAILTPVSGSSSSSSDKYAVFKQLSVEEPPEPTQPAADFDGDKYSVFRQLEPPGDRKPVGEGFADFKSVSVDDGFTDFKTADSISPLEPPDQAKMFQPAFPPAFPNSQSLPQLQHQLHQQPAVSLSQPKSPLNMADLDLFSSMAPSVPTPAEIKPSPFPSVPPSLVLPPDRAKPPGGGSEDFGDFSLFGPTSSSEAAPIGPDVGGGVAASHDDFADFMAFGSSGGEAKGEGLRSGEGRAQGRGETITAPQRPQQGSDKYDVFKQLSQEGGLAYDDNKHSAGGSFSSLRSEADDFTDFQLSKFCTALGASEKSLVDKVAAFKQGGKEDSASVKSLDLPSIGGSSVGKEDSEDALSVQLDMKLSDMGGDLKHVMSDSSLDLPGLSTHHTPAAEGDDMKFDPFGTSAVSRLASYDWSEREECLSAQGQAKKHLVLDGVGVSSSFPSSDIVHRKETPFGSTENIPITHTCQTKITTFSTEDSVSTDSKFEAFADFGSCEPVGLGGDEDDDFGDFASTVSEKSDSPAAEPGSEGNLNEASDEFGAFQGDKAKFGKSDFLKASSQTKVKSSEEMIKSELATFDLSVQGSHKRSHSLGEKEIGRSPPSPAPEQPFRDRSSTLSEKKPALPVIRDKYKDLTGEVEESERYAYEWQRCLVSALQVITKANNTLNSISSSTVCTEVIQSAQGMEYLLGVVEVYRVTKRVELGIKATAVCSEKLQQLLKDISRVWNNLMGFMSLANLAPDESSLDFSSCILRHGIKNAKELACGVCLLNVDSRSKSKEETTIGRLFKRAFNSETDNFKLLYGGHQYHASCANFWINCVEPKPPGLILPDLL; encoded by the exons TTTTATTTATCCTGTTGTAGGGGGCCTGGGACCGCCACAAG GTATGATGCCCatgcagcaacagcagcaacaacagggaTTCCCTGGTATGGTTCAAGTCCAAATGCAGCCCAACATGCAAGGAATGATGGGAATGAACTTCGGAGGCCAGATGCCTCCTGGTGCCATGCCTATGcag GGTGGGATGGCCATGGGAATGCAGGCCCCTGGGATGCAGTTCATGGGCCAGCCACAGTTCATGAGCATGAGGGGCCCCGGGCCCCAGTACACTGCCGACATGCAGAAACAGATGGCCGAGGAACACCA GAAGCGTCTGGAGCAGCAGCAGCGGATGCtggaggaggacaggaagaggaggcagTTTGAGGAGCAGAAACAGAAGCTGAGGCTGCTGAGCAGCGTCAAACCCAAG GGACAGATGGGGGCGAGTCGGGACGACGCGCTGGAGGCCATCAAAGGCAACCTGGACGGGTTCAGCAGAGACGCCAAGATGCACCCCACGCCATCCTCACACCCCAAGAAGCCAG ACTCATCGCCATCCCACTCTTCTGtcacctctcactccctcccccctGCTTTCCCCGATGACGAGTTTAGTGACTTTATGCAGGGTCCCTTAGAtgcctcttcctccttccccccctcctcccagGCCCATCCCCATTCTTTAGACCCAGGTCCTGGTCAGAGACCCTCCTCTGCCCCCTTCCCCCAGTCCCTCCCTGCCTCTATGTCCATTCTTACTGCCACCCAACACTCTACTGTCAACTCCAGCTCCCCATCTGCATTTCAAG GCCCGTCCCTGGAGGAGAAACTGTTCTCCTCGTGTGATTTAACGGCTGAAAAGAAGGCCCAGGTTAGCTTTAAGTCCCAGAGGACCCTGGCCCCTAACCAAGCTACAGTCTCGGCCCAGTTTCATTCCAGCACCAAGGCCCGGAACTGGGCTGAGGCTCCTGGGGACCTGAGTTCTGCTTTCACTATAGAAACACCACAACCAGAGGCACCAGCACCGGGGCCCACAGCCCCCTCACCAACAGccgacccccctcctccccaaacCAGTAGTGACGGTG CAGGTGTTGGTGGTTACCCTCAACAAGAGCACATCCAGCCCATGGTACCAGGCTGGCTCTACAACGACAGCCTCATCCCAG AGATGTTCAAAAAGGTCCTGCAGTTCACCATGACTCCGGGGGGCATCGACACAGCCAAGCTCTACCCCATCCTGATGTCATCAGGCCTGCCCAGGGAAGCACTGGGCCAGATCTGGGCCTCAGCCAATCGCACCACGCCTGGCATGCTGACCAAGGAGGAGCTCTACACAGTCCTGGCTCTGATTGGTGTGGCACAG AGTGGTCTTCCAGCCATGAATGTGGAGATCCTGAGCCAGTTCCCCTCTCCCCCGGTGCCCAACCTGCCTGCCCTGGCCATGGCTATGGCCCCTGTCATCCAGCACCAACACCAGCAGCCCATGATGACTCAGCCCCCTGTCCCTGTGTCCATGGCCATGCCTACACCAGCACCAGCAGTCATGGGCAGGGCTCCTCCTGCTGCTCCTTTACCCTCCGCCCAACCACCCACCAACTTCATCACCAACTTCCCACATGTGCAG GGGAAAGCAGACGATGATGACTTCCAGGACTTCCAGGAGGCCCCCAGGGCAGGAGGAGGGGATCAGTCCTTCACTGAATTCCAGGGGGAAACCTTCCCCACCACCACATCCTCTCTGCACCAGAACAG TGCTCCTGCCATTCTGACTCCGGTCTCTGGCTCCTCCTCGTCATCCTCTGATAAGTATGCTGTCTTCAAGCAGCTCTCTGTGGAGGAGCCTCCAGAGCCCACTCAGCCTGCCGCAG ATTTTGACGGAGACAAATACAGTGTGTTCCGACAGCTGGAGCCACCAGGTGACAGGAAACCAGTAG GGGAAGGATTTGCCGATTTCAAGTCTGTCAGTGTGGATGATGGCTTCACAGACTTTAAAACCGCCGACAGCATCTCTCCACTAGAACCTCCAGACCAGGCCAAGATGTTTCAGCCAGCCTTCCCTCCTGCTTTCCCTAACTCTCAGTCTCTACCGCAACTACAACACCAGCTACATCAACaaccagcagtctctctctctcagcctaaaAGCCCTCTCAACATGGCTGACCTGGATCTCTTCTCCTCTATGGCTCCCTCAGTCCCCACCCCTGCTGAGATCAAGCCCAGTCCCTTCCCCTCTGTGCCCCCCTCTCTAGTGCTCCCACCAGACAGGGCCAAGCCCCCCGGGGGTGGGTCCGAGGACTTTGGTGACTTTTCCCTTTTTGGCCCCACCTCCTCTTCTGAGGCTGCTCCTATTGGCCCTGATGTGGGAGGGGGTGTGGCAGCGTCTCATGATGACTTTGCAGACTTCATGGCTTTCGGCAGCTCTGGGGGGGAGGCCAAGGGTGAGGGGTTGAGGTCTGGAGAGGGAAGGgcacaggggagaggagagaccatCACCGCTCCACAGCGCCCCCAGCAGGGCTCTGACAAGTATGACGTGTTCAAGCAGCTGTCTCAGGAAGGAGGCCTGGCATATGACGACAACAAGCACAGCGCCGGCGGCTCGTTCTCTTCCCTCAGGAGCGAAGCAGATGACTTCACCGACTTCCAGTTGTCCAAGTTTTGCACAGCGCTGGGGGCCTCGGAGAAGAGCCTGGTGGATAAGGTGGCAGCCTTCAAACAAGGAGGCAAGGAGGACTCGGCTTCAGTCAAGTCCCTAGACCTCCCATCCATCGGGGGCAGCAGCGTGGGCAAGGAGGACTCTGAGGACGCTCTGTCAGTGCAGCTGGACATGAAGCTGTCAGACATGGGCGGAGACCTGAAGCACGTGATGTCAGACAGCTCTCTGGATCTGCCGGGCCTCTCGACCCACCATACCCCTGCCGCAG AAGGAGACGACATGAAGTTTGACCCCTTCGGAACGTCAGCAGTCAGCAGGCTGGCCAGCTATGATTGGTCAGAAAGAGAGGAATGCCTGTCTGCTCAGGGTCAGGCCAAGAAGCATCTGGTCCTGGACGGTGTTGGtgtttcctcctctttcccttccTCAGACATAGTCCACAGGAAGGAGACGCCGTTCGGCAGCACAGAGAACAtccccatcacacacacctgCCAGACGAAGATCACCACCTTCTCAACAGAGGATAGTGTGTCGACCGACAGCAAGTTTGAGGCCTTTGCTGACTTTGGATCTTGTGAGCCGGTAGGTTTGGGTGGGGACGAGGATGATGACTTTGGGGACTTTGCCAGCACGGTGTCGGAGAAGTCAGACTCCCCCGCGGCCGAGCCGGGCTCCGAGGGGAACCTGAACGAGGCCTCAGATGAGTTCGGGGCCTTTCAGGGGGACAAGGCCAAGTTTGGGAAGTCAGACTTTCTGAAGGCCAGCTCTCAGACCAAGGTCAAGTCCAGTGAAGAGATGATCAAGAGCGAACTCGCCACCTTTGACCTCTCTGTACAAG GCTCCCACAAGCGTAGCCACAGTTTGGGGGAGAAGGAGATTGGGCGCTCGCCCCCCTCCCCGGCCCCGGAGCAGCCCTTCAGAGACCGCTCCAGCACCCTGAGTGAGAAGAAGCCTGCCCTGCCCGTCATCAGAGACAAGTACAAGGACCTGACTGGGGAGGTGGAG GAGAGTGAGCGCTATGCATATGAGTGGCAGAGGTGTCTGGTGAGTGCTCTACAG GTCATCACTAAAGCCAACAACACCCTGAACAGCATCAGCAGCTCTACTGTTTGCACTGAGGTCATCCAGTCTGCTCAGGGCATGGAGTACCTGctgg gtgtggtggaggtgtacCGCGTGACCAAGCGTGTGGAGCTGGGTATCAAGGCCACAGCCGTGTGTTCTGAGAAGCTGCAGCAGCTGCTGAAGGACATCAGCCGCGTCTGGAACAACCTCATGGGCTTCATGTCCCTGGCCAACCTGGCG CCTGATGAGAGCTCGCTGGACTTCTCCTCCTGTATCCTGAGACACGGCATCAAGAACGCCAAGGAGCTGGCCTGTGGGGTGTGCCTGCTCAACGTGGACTCACGCAGCAag AGCAAAGAAGAGACAACTATTGGACGTCTGTTTAAAAGA GCTTTCAACTCAGAGACAGACAACTTCAAACTGCTGTACGGGGGCCACCAGTACCACGCCAGCTGTGCCAATTTTTGGATTAACTGCGTGGAGCCCAAACCGCCGGGCCTCATTCTGCCCGACCTGCTCTGA